GAGATGATGATATAGTCTTGTGCATTGATCAGTGCAGGACCTTTCTTAGCCTCGATATATGAGCGATATAGTTTACGAATACGCACGATCCACTTGTCAGCATCGATTCCTTCTTGTGTAGACAAAAAGCTTGGTGCTTGACGAAGGAGCTGCTGTTGGAGTTCAAGGTTATTCTTGTCCTTGCGATGCATATTGTACAACTCCTCAAAACCAATGGCTTCGCCTGCTGCAATCTTGGCAGCTTCGATGAGTGCCTCTGCTCCCATAGATCCTGTATTGATTGCAATAGGTGTACCATCTGACTTGAAGAACCCAAGAGTAGGGAATGCTTCAACTTTGTACTTTTCTGCAATGGCTTTATTCTGATCAGCCTCAGCATCAAGCTTCATGTTGATAAACTTGTCGTTGAAATACGCTCCTACCTTTTCTTGAGTGAATACGGTCTTTGCCATTCTCTTACATGGACCGCACCACTGTGCATAAAAGTCTACAAAGAGGAGTTTTTGTTCTTTTTGAGCGAGGGCAAGTCCTTCTTCAAAAGTCCCTTCAAAGAATTTGATTCCTTTCTCATTGCTCTCCTGTGCTTGTACAGCAAAGAGAGAGACTGCCAAATAGGCAATAAACAATATTTTAGCTCTCATAGTTTTGTGTTTTAATGTGTTGTTATGATTACTCTTCTACCACATCCTGTACAATGAAGGTCACTGCATCTTTGAGGATGTGAGAGTGCCCTTCGTTGTAGACGCGAATGCTGATGGTATAGTTGCCATTAGGTATTTCTTTGACACCTTCTTGGAAGATCTGTATCATACCTCCCCTTGTCGATACGTGCCCCGCTCTGACCATCTGTTCAAACTTTGTAGCATCACCTCCTTTGTCAACCTTGACAGAGTGGTATTCGTAATTGATGGGGTTTGTTCCTGCTACGCCTTGGATCGGCAGGGTAGTCCACGGTGCATTGTTTTTGGCACGAGGTGACTCCGGATCTATGTTGCGCGCAACATAGATCGTGTCCGGAATGAATACTGCCTTTGATGTGTTGAGATATCCCACCGGTATTTTATTGCAAGAATAGAATAATCCGAGGAGAAGGCCTACCATGATGGATAGTATATATTTTGTCTTCATACTCTAAAATGATTAAATGTCCTTTATCGTAAAATTGTAGTCCAAAGCTTGCACAACTCCGGTACGAGTTTTAATATCGGTTGAGGCAACCCTGATTCTCTTTTGGGTGTCGAGTGCGACGATCTGAATGGACTTCGCTCCGGCTTGAGGTACTCCACCAAAAGGTTCTTTTATGGTGTAAATCCAAAGTGTTTTACCAGAGAAAGTGGTGTACTTCTTGCCTCCTGTTCCGATGAGCTCATTTGTGTCTTCAGATGGTTTCCCTTCGATGAAGTCGTCCACCAGCATTGCCCCTGCGATGAGATTTGAGAGAATGATCTCTCTACATTCATCTGCGGGTATGTCTGTAACCTTTTGAAGATCATTTGTAAGGAGGTATCTGCGAATACTGTGGTTCGTGATACCGAAGAAGGTGATATCCTTACCATACTTACTCGTTCCGTCAAATATGTCTTTGACTCCGGCATGATTAGCCATCACCATTATTGAGTCCCAATTGTATGGATCAGCTTTGAAATAGTCCCACATGACCATGTCATGATCGCCATTCGATGAGCCTGTATCGACAATATCAAACTTGGTGCATGATGCCATAGTAAACATGGTGACTACGGCTGCAATAGTAAAATTCAATATATGTTTCATCATAATAAATTGTCAAATGAATTACATGTATAGACTCCAATATTTACCTTGATAAATGAGTGTATTGATGACTTGTCCGCTCTTGTCTTGATAAGCTGAAACAGGGATTGGCAAGAACAAAGCTCCATCTCTAATCTCTGCAGGGGTCAATACATTGAACTTTCCACGAAGTTCTGTGGACACATAGTTATTCCTCAATATATCGTAGTATCGGTGATCACTCTCAGCAAGAAGTTCTCGTTCACGTTCTCTGAAAATTGCTTTTTTAAGATCGCCATCATGAGGTGCAGGAAACGCAGTCGCTCCGGCACGCTCACGAACTTGATTAAGATCTCTGGTAGCCTCACCGTCTCTGCCAAGCTTAGCCAAACATTCGGCACGGAGTAGGATGATGTCAGCCAAGCGCCAGAAAGTATAGTGTGCATTGAGAGAGCGATAATATCCTCCATTGGGGTCAAACTGGTCGATGGTATAGACACTTTCTCTATACTTATTCATGATGGCATAATCCTGACCGTCCACGACATGAGGAGTGCCCCACTCATAGAAGTAAGCTTGACGTCTCTGGTCTCCCGCATCCGGATACATCTTCTCTACAGTAGAGGTGTACAAACGGTAGTTTGTCGAGAATTTTATATCTCCAAGCAAGACATATTTGTTCGTTGGCCAGCTTACATATCCCGAATAAGGGTTAGATGACACTGTATATTCTGATCTGTAACGGTCAAATGCGAAAACAAAAATTTCTTCCGGATTTTCCTGCATCGGGTTGGACAGAGCCTTGCATAGCTCTTCAGGATTGGGCTGTAGTGAGTAGTTACCCACTGTACCATCAATCAACTTCGATGCGTACTCTATAGACTTCCTATAAGCCTCCTGAGAGTCACCATCAAGCTTAAACAGATCAATCAATGACCCTTTCCAAGCATAGGCATGGGCAAGAAGTGCTGCGCATGAGCCTTTAGATGCAAACTGTTTGTTGGGAACCGGAGTTCCTGACATACGTTTAAGTTCGGCATGTACAGGCAAGATTGAGAAGCCTTCTTCTGCTGCAGATATGGAGGCGTCGATGACTTCCAACATTGAACTGAGCGGATATGCAGTCAGTCGTTCTGAATTCTCAGTGACTACGGCTACTCCAAAGTTTCTTGACAAGGAGAAGTAGGATAAACCCTTTGCAAAAAGGGCCTGCCCTCTATGATAATTCTTTCGATCCTCAGACAAGTTTTTCGTACGATGGATATTGTCCAATAGGAGGTTGGAAGAGTATATCGTGTTGTAGAAATTTGTCCAACTAGGGTTTCTTCTTTTTACAGCGATAGGACTCCAATCCCTCAACTCTTCTCCATCTCTGATTTCGTCAGCGATGGTTCCAAGCTCATACCCGATGGCAAGATCCGGAATCGTAGAGAGATGAAGATGTATGGTCGACGTTGTTGTATTGAGGTCTGTCTCTGTGACAAATGCATTTGTATAGGTCAAGGCATTCTCCGGGATCAAGTCCAAGTTGCATGAACTAAGGAGAAGAGTAGACAGGGTCAGGGCGTATATCTTTTTCATATTTCCATGTTCTGTTAAAATTTAATATTCAGACCAACAGTAAACTTTCTGTTGAGCGGATAGCTATCTCCGGTATCCTTCCCTGTATGAGGATCGATGATCTCCGGATCTATACCTGAGTAGTTTGTGAGCAAGAACAAGTTCTCTCCGGACAAATATACACGAAGGGTCTTCATCCCCAATTTTTTAGTGTATGTCTCCGGTATGGTGTAAGATAGGATAAGCTGCTTAAGTCTGAGGAAGCTGACATTCTCTATATTGGATGCGATATCTCCATCGAACTGTCCTCTATAACCATTATCAGAGAATTCCAATGATGGGTAGTCCGCATTGTCACCCGGCTTTTCCCAGAATTTATACCTTTCGGGATCATCCATGAGTGTGCCGAAAGATTTGTTGAAGTTAAATGCACTGCTTTTCACCATATTCATTACTTTACGAGAGAGCGAATAGTTGAAGAGCATATTCAGCCTGAAGCCTTTCCACGAGAAAGTGTTGGTAAAACCTCCATAAGCAAGAGGAATCGTACTGCCGGCATAGTATCTGTCTTGAAGGTCGATCCTTCCGTCAGAATTTTGGTCTTTGATCTTGCGTCCTCCGACTCTGAGTGGATACTGTTCGCCACCTATGTAGAGAGGGCGACGATAACCTCTTTGGTCATAATAGTAAGGTATTTCTTCTTCTCTTTGGACAATACCTTCATCCTTGTAGGTGTAGATTCCGTAGATCGGACGTCCAAGGACCTTGTCATCCAAGTCAATATTGCCATATGACTTTCTGAACATATTCCAGTTGCGAGAGATATTGAAGTCTACACTCCAATTGAATGCCTTATCTCTTAGGATATCTGCGTGTAGCTCAAGCTCCACACCTTCATTTGATATGGCAGAAGAGTTGTCCCACTTTTCGCTCAACAGATATACGTCTCCGGGGAGGGGGATCTGCATTAGGAGAGCACTGGAGTATTTGTAGTAGTAGTCGAGTTTTAGCTTCAAGCGATAGTTGAGGAGGTCAAGGTCAAGACCGAAGTCGTACTGATCACTCTTCTCCCAAGTCAATTTGTTATTGGCGATGATCGATGGCTGCAAGCCCAACTCTCCAAAAAAGTTGTTATTCTCTTGCATGATACCGTGAGCGAGATAGGCTTCTTGGAACTTCTGACCCGAACGTCCCCATGAAGCTCTAAGCTTACCAAAGCTCAACCACCAGAAGTCTCTCATGAATGGTTCATAACTGAATGCCCAACCAAGAGCGACAGCAGGGAACATACCCCACCTTACCTTGCTACCAAATACAGAAGATCCGTCAGAACGTAACGAAAGGTCTGCAAGATACTTCTTCTTGTAGTTGTAGGAGAAGCGCCCCAAATAACTCATCATGATCTGCTCTTCAAAGTTTGTAGTAACCTTTTGGAGAGCTTCGTGATTTCCGGCTGCATCGATGCGGATCTGAGGCCAAGCGTCCCCTATATAGTGGATGTTATTACCCGGTCCACCATATGCCATGCCTGTGATAGACTCTATCGCATCTCTGTTGAAGGTGACACCACCTGTGAAATCAAAATTGTGAGTATCTCCGATGTTTTTGGTGTAGTTGAAGATATTCTCATTTTGAATAGAAGTCATCCCATAGACTCGTCCTTGTGAGCTTGTGAGATTGTTAAAGTTGAGGTAGTTTGGTGTAAATCGGTTAGATCGAGTCAAGTAGTGATTTACAGCAGCTGAAGAACTAAGAGTAAGGCCCTTGATTACGTTGTATTGTAGCCCAAGATTGAGTCTTACGTTGTAGTTGCTGTTTTTCTCTTCAATATCTCGAAGCTGTTGTACAGCTATTTCTTCTGCTATAGAACCCTTCCCAGGGAGTAGAGAAGGGGTTTGCTTAGGGTCTATTGTTAGTCCCTGTGCACGACCCTGATCACCTCCAGCTTTGCTCATGTATGCGAGATTCACGTTTGCAAACCCCTTGAGTTTTGGTGTTAGGTTTATATCAAGATTGGACATGAAGCTGACACGGCTGAACTTTGAGTTGATCATAATACCACTCTCATCGTACACACCGGTACTTATCATATATCTTACGTTCTCTGTCCCACCTGTCGCAGTGAGGTCAGCCTTTACGACCTTTCCGACACGGAATGCATAATCGTACCAGTTCGTTCTGTTGTTATAGAATGTGTTGAGAGAGTCCTGTACGAGTGTTGGTAAACGTCTGTCTTCATCCAAGAGGTTACCATTGCGCCATAAATAGTCGTAGGAACCACCATAGTTAGGATCCCAGCCATAGCTGTCTTTATGGTTCTTGGGGATGATACTACTTTCTGTTCCCCAATCATAGTTCGCAATGACCTGCTTTTTCGCCTGCTTGATACGGAAGTCTCTCTCTCTCTTACCGATCACTTGAAGAGGGGTACGAGGTAGCCATGTAAAAGACTGAGAAACACTTACGTTGAACTCGCTTTTTCCGGCTTTCCCCTTTTTTGTTGTGACCAAAACGACCCCATTACCTGCACGAGAACCATAAAGGATCGCTGACGCAGCATCCTTAAGAACCTCTACAGACTCGATCGTCGATGGATCCAAACTTGCCAACGGGTTGATCCCGGCAGTCTCTTCTGAAGAGTCTGTCTTCACCGGTACACCGTCAATGACGAATAGCGGAGAACCATTGTTTATACCCTTCTGATTCAAAGAGCTATGTCCACGTATTACAATGCTTGTGCCGCCACCACCAGGAGAACCGGAGAGGTTGGTTACTTCGACCCCGGACATTTGTCCTTGAAGTAATGTTTCGACTGAAGGAGTAGGCATGTCTTGTATGCGTTCTCCTTTGATCGAAGACATTGAGCCGACGATCTCTCTTGTGTTACGCTCCCCATAAGCGATGACAGAGACCTCCCCAAGCGTGTTTACAGACTCTTTCATTACTATTTTTATCGGTTTGCCCACGGTGTACTTTACAGTCTGTGGTTCAAACCCTACGCTGGTTACGATGATCTCTCCCTGATTGGCATTGACCTCCAACTTGAAGTCTCCGTCAAGCCCTGTCCTACAACCGGACTTTGTCCCCTTGAGCTGTATCGTTACATAGGGTAGGGGGCTACCATTGGCTTCCTGCACAACCCCGGTTATTGACTTGCCGGTCTGTGCAGCAGTTGAGGCCGTTTGAAGTTTGTAGACTGTTACCTTTTTCCCCTCTACCTTGTAGGTAAATGGAGAGCCATTAAGGATTTCTTGGATGGCTTTTAGTGGTGCAGCATTGTCAAAAGAAACTGTCAATGTCTTAGGATAAGACTTGACGTCATTGTCATAGGTAACACTATATTCCGTCTGAGCCGAAATGAAATCCAGTATTGATGCCAGGCTCTTTTCTCTGAAGGAAACGGAAACCACCTTCTTCTTCACTTGTGCACGAACCTCATTGGTCAGGGCATAGTTCGTTCCCAAAATCAGGGATAGCCCTATGAGTAGTCGTCCAACATTTACAAATAGTCTATTCATCATAAGAAATAGTACACCCTTAACACAATTTGATTGAGTGATGAAAAAAATGATCCCCGCAGGCAGTATAAGGGGTACACATAAAATCCTGCCCGGAGGAGCATTTCAAAACTAAAAATATATGAGCCCAAAGATATACAAAAAAAGAACGCATAATAGTAATATTAACAACCGCAACCCTTGTGATAACTAAGAGTTAACAACTGTATTAGGTGCTAGGATATGATAAAATATATAGGGAGTTCTTTATCTCGATATTAAAACGATAGAATCCCGTCTTTTTTTATTTCTTTTATCTGCCTCTTGTCCTTATCTGTCGACATGTCTGTGTTTGGTGAGAGTTTATCTTCGGGGATTTATTTTTTGATTATTTAATATCTGATATGTTTGCTGGGTTTGTTCGTAAATATTTTTATGATCTGTGGATGCTTTTACTTGTGCTTTGTGATGTTATATAAGTAAATACTTGTTCTTGTCCTTATTATGAAAAAAATAACACAATGCTTATGAGTTTCTATATGATTATTTCAATATCCCATCTGTTGCTCATTATCAGAATAATACCATTGAACCTATTGTAATAACACAATAGTATTTTTTGCAAGCTTTAGTGAATGAGTTCACCGGACTCTGTTATGAGGAAGATTGTAATGGTTCCTTCCGGAATCAGAGGGGCACAGACTTCGTAGCATTTGTGAGCAAGGAGGGTATAAAATGGAGTTGTGGTTTGTGGATCCTTGGTGCGATATTTCGGAATGATTTCCCATATTTCTCTGGCCAAGGTAATTTTTGAGATAGCCTCAATTTCGTTCGATGTGCACCCTGCTTCTTGGGCAAGAGACCGGATGAAGTCTTTGTTCATCACCACTTTCTT
This is a stretch of genomic DNA from Porphyromonas cangingivalis. It encodes these proteins:
- a CDS encoding SusC/RagA family TonB-linked outer membrane protein, which produces MMNRLFVNVGRLLIGLSLILGTNYALTNEVRAQVKKKVVSVSFREKSLASILDFISAQTEYSVTYDNDVKSYPKTLTVSFDNAAPLKAIQEILNGSPFTYKVEGKKVTVYKLQTASTAAQTGKSITGVVQEANGSPLPYVTIQLKGTKSGCRTGLDGDFKLEVNANQGEIIVTSVGFEPQTVKYTVGKPIKIVMKESVNTLGEVSVIAYGERNTREIVGSMSSIKGERIQDMPTPSVETLLQGQMSGVEVTNLSGSPGGGGTSIVIRGHSSLNQKGINNGSPLFVIDGVPVKTDSSEETAGINPLASLDPSTIESVEVLKDAASAILYGSRAGNGVVLVTTKKGKAGKSEFNVSVSQSFTWLPRTPLQVIGKRERDFRIKQAKKQVIANYDWGTESSIIPKNHKDSYGWDPNYGGSYDYLWRNGNLLDEDRRLPTLVQDSLNTFYNNRTNWYDYAFRVGKVVKADLTATGGTENVRYMISTGVYDESGIMINSKFSRVSFMSNLDINLTPKLKGFANVNLAYMSKAGGDQGRAQGLTIDPKQTPSLLPGKGSIAEEIAVQQLRDIEEKNSNYNVRLNLGLQYNVIKGLTLSSSAAVNHYLTRSNRFTPNYLNFNNLTSSQGRVYGMTSIQNENIFNYTKNIGDTHNFDFTGGVTFNRDAIESITGMAYGGPGNNIHYIGDAWPQIRIDAAGNHEALQKVTTNFEEQIMMSYLGRFSYNYKKKYLADLSLRSDGSSVFGSKVRWGMFPAVALGWAFSYEPFMRDFWWLSFGKLRASWGRSGQKFQEAYLAHGIMQENNNFFGELGLQPSIIANNKLTWEKSDQYDFGLDLDLLNYRLKLKLDYYYKYSSALLMQIPLPGDVYLLSEKWDNSSAISNEGVELELHADILRDKAFNWSVDFNISRNWNMFRKSYGNIDLDDKVLGRPIYGIYTYKDEGIVQREEEIPYYYDQRGYRRPLYIGGEQYPLRVGGRKIKDQNSDGRIDLQDRYYAGSTIPLAYGGFTNTFSWKGFRLNMLFNYSLSRKVMNMVKSSAFNFNKSFGTLMDDPERYKFWEKPGDNADYPSLEFSDNGYRGQFDGDIASNIENVSFLRLKQLILSYTIPETYTKKLGMKTLRVYLSGENLFLLTNYSGIDPEIIDPHTGKDTGDSYPLNRKFTVGLNIKF
- a CDS encoding fasciclin: MMKHILNFTIAAVVTMFTMASCTKFDIVDTGSSNGDHDMVMWDYFKADPYNWDSIMVMANHAGVKDIFDGTSKYGKDITFFGITNHSIRRYLLTNDLQKVTDIPADECREIILSNLIAGAMLVDDFIEGKPSEDTNELIGTGGKKYTTFSGKTLWIYTIKEPFGGVPQAGAKSIQIVALDTQKRIRVASTDIKTRTGVVQALDYNFTIKDI
- a CDS encoding RagB/SusD family nutrient uptake outer membrane protein, producing MKKIYALTLSTLLLSSCNLDLIPENALTYTNAFVTETDLNTTTSTIHLHLSTIPDLAIGYELGTIADEIRDGEELRDWSPIAVKRRNPSWTNFYNTIYSSNLLLDNIHRTKNLSEDRKNYHRGQALFAKGLSYFSLSRNFGVAVVTENSERLTAYPLSSMLEVIDASISAAEEGFSILPVHAELKRMSGTPVPNKQFASKGSCAALLAHAYAWKGSLIDLFKLDGDSQEAYRKSIEYASKLIDGTVGNYSLQPNPEELCKALSNPMQENPEEIFVFAFDRYRSEYTVSSNPYSGYVSWPTNKYVLLGDIKFSTNYRLYTSTVEKMYPDAGDQRRQAYFYEWGTPHVVDGQDYAIMNKYRESVYTIDQFDPNGGYYRSLNAHYTFWRLADIILLRAECLAKLGRDGEATRDLNQVRERAGATAFPAPHDGDLKKAIFRERERELLAESDHRYYDILRNNYVSTELRGKFNVLTPAEIRDGALFLPIPVSAYQDKSGQVINTLIYQGKYWSLYM